A stretch of Saccharothrix texasensis DNA encodes these proteins:
- a CDS encoding ABC transporter ATP-binding protein, which yields MRGLGLTTIAALHDLDHATACCDRLVLLHTGRVVGAGTPRDVLTAERVTAVFGVRGAIVAHPLTGRPHFVTASVTGDPPAAR from the coding sequence GTGCGCGGCCTCGGCCTGACCACGATCGCGGCCCTGCACGACCTCGACCACGCCACCGCCTGCTGCGACCGGCTGGTTCTGCTCCACACGGGACGGGTGGTGGGCGCCGGGACGCCGCGGGACGTGCTCACCGCCGAGCGCGTCACCGCCGTGTTCGGGGTGCGCGGCGCGATCGTGGCGCACCCGTTGACCGGCCGACCGCACTTCGTCACCGCGTCCGTGACCGGCGACCCGCCGGCAGCCCGGTGA
- a CDS encoding heavy metal translocating P-type ATPase codes for MTTTADAPVELAVSGMTCAACAGRIERKLNRLDGVRASVNYATERAIVHLPTGLAAQDAVEAVREAGYDARVRHRAEDDRAAHTAAVSDLRRRLVVAAVLAIPLGNLSITLALVPSLRFTGWELLCVLLALPVVAYSAWPFHRAALRNLRHGSSSMDTLVSLGVLASFGWAVWSLAAGASGPGYWLGFGVTAEGADAVYLDVAAGVTTFLLAGRYFETRSRRNAVGLLTALAGLAARDAHVLRDGVEERVPAALLRVGEEFVVRPGEALPADGVVTDGTSALDIAAITGESVPADVGPGDRVVGGTVNRAGRLVVRATEVGANTQLAQMSALAEQAAQRKAAVQRLVDRVCAVFVPVVLVLAALTLGGWLITGHDAREAFTAAVAVLIIACPCALGLATPTALMVGVARAAQLGVLVKGPEALEATRAVDTVVLDKTGTVTTGRMSVVVTAAFGEAVDREVLRWAGAVEAASEHPVASAVVAAAGDALPTVTGFEALVGAGARGEVDGIPVVVGTAALMTELGITVPLRAHRWLDDLAAATGVLVARAGEVVGGIAVRDTVRPSAADAVARLHALGLKTVLLTGDGLSAARAVADEVGITDVLADVRPADKVAAVEALRAAGQRVAMVGDGVNDGPALAAADLGMAMARGSDVAAHAADVILVRDDLHAVPDAVELANRTLGTIRGNLVWAFGYNAAALPLAAFGLLNPLIAGAAMSLSSVLVVANSLRLRGYRPEH; via the coding sequence ATGACCACCACCGCGGACGCGCCGGTCGAACTGGCCGTGTCCGGCATGACCTGCGCGGCCTGCGCCGGGCGGATCGAGCGCAAGCTCAACAGGCTCGACGGGGTGCGAGCCTCGGTCAACTACGCCACCGAACGCGCGATCGTCCACCTGCCCACCGGGCTGGCCGCGCAAGACGCGGTCGAAGCGGTGCGCGAGGCCGGCTACGACGCGCGAGTACGCCACCGCGCCGAAGACGACCGCGCCGCGCACACCGCCGCCGTGTCCGACCTGCGCCGCAGGCTCGTGGTCGCCGCAGTGCTCGCGATCCCGCTGGGCAACTTGTCGATCACCCTGGCCCTTGTCCCGTCGTTGCGGTTCACCGGCTGGGAGCTGCTGTGCGTGCTGCTGGCGCTGCCGGTGGTGGCCTACTCCGCCTGGCCGTTCCACCGGGCCGCGCTGCGCAACCTGCGCCACGGGTCCTCCAGCATGGACACCCTCGTCTCGCTGGGCGTGCTGGCCTCGTTCGGCTGGGCGGTGTGGTCCCTGGCGGCCGGCGCGTCGGGCCCCGGCTACTGGCTCGGATTCGGCGTCACCGCGGAGGGCGCGGACGCCGTCTACCTCGACGTGGCCGCCGGGGTGACCACATTCCTGTTGGCCGGGCGGTACTTCGAGACCCGCTCGCGGCGCAACGCCGTCGGGCTGCTCACCGCCCTGGCCGGGTTGGCCGCCAGGGACGCCCACGTGCTGCGCGACGGCGTGGAGGAACGGGTCCCCGCCGCGCTGCTGCGGGTCGGCGAGGAGTTCGTCGTACGACCGGGCGAGGCGCTGCCCGCCGACGGCGTGGTCACCGACGGCACGTCCGCGCTGGACATCGCGGCGATCACCGGAGAGTCCGTCCCGGCCGACGTCGGCCCCGGCGACCGCGTGGTCGGCGGCACGGTCAACAGGGCGGGACGGCTGGTGGTGCGTGCGACCGAGGTCGGGGCGAACACCCAACTGGCGCAGATGAGCGCGCTGGCCGAGCAGGCCGCTCAGCGCAAGGCCGCCGTGCAGCGGCTGGTGGACCGGGTGTGCGCGGTGTTCGTGCCGGTCGTGCTGGTGCTCGCGGCGCTGACGCTGGGCGGGTGGCTGATCACCGGCCACGATGCGCGGGAGGCGTTCACGGCGGCGGTCGCGGTGCTGATCATCGCCTGCCCGTGCGCGCTGGGCCTGGCCACCCCGACGGCGCTGATGGTCGGGGTGGCCCGCGCGGCTCAACTGGGCGTGCTGGTCAAGGGACCGGAGGCGCTGGAGGCCACCCGCGCGGTGGACACCGTCGTGCTGGACAAGACCGGCACCGTCACCACCGGACGGATGTCCGTCGTGGTGACCGCGGCGTTCGGCGAAGCGGTCGACCGCGAGGTGCTGCGCTGGGCCGGCGCGGTGGAAGCGGCCTCCGAACACCCCGTGGCGTCGGCCGTCGTCGCGGCGGCGGGCGACGCGCTGCCGACCGTGACCGGCTTCGAAGCGCTGGTCGGCGCGGGCGCGCGCGGCGAGGTGGACGGCATCCCGGTGGTCGTGGGCACGGCCGCGCTGATGACCGAACTGGGCATCACCGTGCCGTTGCGGGCCCACCGGTGGCTGGACGACCTCGCGGCGGCGACTGGCGTGCTCGTCGCCCGCGCGGGCGAGGTGGTGGGCGGCATCGCCGTGCGCGACACCGTGCGGCCGTCCGCCGCCGACGCCGTCGCCCGCCTGCACGCCCTGGGGCTGAAGACCGTGCTGCTGACCGGCGACGGCCTCTCGGCGGCACGGGCGGTCGCCGACGAGGTCGGCATCACCGACGTCCTGGCCGATGTCCGTCCGGCGGACAAGGTCGCCGCCGTCGAGGCGTTGCGCGCCGCCGGGCAGCGGGTCGCGATGGTCGGCGACGGCGTCAACGACGGCCCCGCCCTCGCCGCCGCCGACCTCGGCATGGCGATGGCGCGCGGCAGCGACGTCGCCGCCCACGCCGCCGACGTCATCCTCGTCCGCGACGACCTGCACGCCGTGCCCGACGCCGTGGAACTGGCCAACCGCACCCTGGGCACGATCCGCGGCAACCTGGTGTGGGCGTTCGGCTACAACGCCGCCGCCCTCCCGTTGGCCGCGTTCGGGCTGCTCAACCCGCTCATCGCGGGAGCGGCGATGTCGCTGTCCTCGGTGCTGGTGGTGGCGAACAGCCTGCGGTTGCGCGGCTACCGACCCGAACACTGA